A genomic segment from Melanotaenia boesemani isolate fMelBoe1 chromosome 9, fMelBoe1.pri, whole genome shotgun sequence encodes:
- the LOC121646126 gene encoding LOW QUALITY PROTEIN: testis-expressed protein 26-like (The sequence of the model RefSeq protein was modified relative to this genomic sequence to represent the inferred CDS: deleted 1 base in 1 codon), which translates to MAAQEGKQWWDPYETSHRKQFVHHPNPAPEILLRPMSTSIIDSYSQSAPTGSTVYSKEFGWKPASKPECIRTGTTSAQRRNNPHPSQNFMVWRLPRDPPPSNDDLTLPCKCSPSEGEIHKALKAQYCSTYTCDFMGMPQGNYRCIGTDGHLAHLHNKHHIQVPLSADSEMIIIQYINRDPPVACCGRVPTVVQRHMQSQQKGSNLTINACRKRLSNVTSVVKFLLPQELQQLHRILTEEEKKTVKGKFSKDACPKDGEKVHKLPAVVQNSFSSEWISSWPGPT; encoded by the exons ATGGCAGCCCAAG AGGGCAAACAGTGGTGGGATCCTTACGAAACATCTCACCGAAAACAATTTGTCCATCATCCAAATCCAGCTCCAGAGATACTGCT GCGCCCCATGTCAACATCAATTATAGATTCCTATTCACAGTCTGCACCTACTGGTTCAACTGTATACAGTAAGGAATTTGGCTGGAAGCCTGCCAGCAAACCTGAATGCATTCGCACAGGAACAACCTCAGCACAAAGGAGAAACAACCCACATCCCAGCCAG aATTTCATGGTATGGAGGCTACCCAGGGATCCTCCACCAAGTAATGATGATCTGACTCTTCCTTGTAAATGTTCTCCATCTGAGGGAGAGATTCATAAAGCCTTAAAAGCGCAGTACTGCTCCACCTACACATGTGATTTCATGGGAATGCCTCAAG GAAATTATAGGTGTATTGGAACAGATGGTCATCTTGCACATCTGCACAATAAGCATCATATACAGGTCCCTCTCTCTGCTGACTCTGAGATGATA ATCATCCAATACATCAACAGAGATCCACCTGTAGCCTGCTGTGGAAGAG TTCCAACTGTTGTACAAAGACACATGCAAAGTCAACAGAAGGGATCAAATCTGACAATCAACGCATGTAGAAAGAGACTCAGCAATGTCACATCTGTGGTAAAGTTTCTGCTGCCACAGGAGCTTCAGCAGTTACACAGGATCTTAACCGAGGAGG AAAAGAAGACTGTAAAAGGAAAATTCAGTAAAGATGCTTGTccaaaagatggagaaaaagtGCATAAACTTCCAGCAGTTGTGCAGAATTCCTTCTCATCAGAGTGGATATCAAGCTGGCCAGGACCTACATGA